A stretch of the Zeugodacus cucurbitae isolate PBARC_wt_2022May chromosome 6, idZeuCucr1.2, whole genome shotgun sequence genome encodes the following:
- the LOC105221264 gene encoding cytochrome c oxidase subunit 6A1, mitochondrial: protein MSAILSQVFRRQIAISLNRSQAGAGTAATAGEHSGGYKVWKRLSFFVAIPAVGLCMLNAYLKHQEEHDHPRAEFIKYEYLRRREKRFPWGEGNKSLFHNPHVNPLPDGYEH, encoded by the exons ATGTCTGCAATTCTTTCACAAGTTTTTCGACGTCAAATAGCTATTAGCTTAAACAGATCCCAAGCTGGAGCTGGAACCGCGGCCACCGCTGGCGAACACTCAG GTGGTTACAAAGTTTGGAAGCGTCTTTCATTCTTCGTTGCTATCCCTGCTGTAGGTCTTTGCATGTTGAATGCTTACCTCAAGCACCAGGAAGAACACGACCACCCTCGCGCGGAATTCATCAAATACGAATATTTGCGTCGTCGTGAGAAGCGTTTCCCATGGGGAGAAGGCAACAAAAGCTTGTTCCATAACCCCCATGTCAACCCACTGCCTGATGGTTATGAACATTAA
- the LOC105221259 gene encoding translation initiation factor eIF-2B subunit delta, with protein MSGIQDNKVVLSNQDKKNVEVTASQKKKRPRQRIRKRNKKYINNSETNPESLEPVAKKTNGTILDTLQIKPIESRKSVIEVSQSSIDSVPFDTIERKDSQTIGSKTISEHILSKSHEAPNAKKEEIELDSSKNQTPKALTNIQITNLENKHTSGFEKDDFKKGSNMSANPTPTINSPAGKSREEIMAEREAKKLAKQMKKTKSLGTNPEAASNAAPVTSKPVAHVISQKQEVIAKPPPSEIDTQTTAAVDKSREQIKAEREAKKKAKQSLKEAKAAGVTEITAKLDDTKITENLSEKNLQEEKKKSALSKAERRAIQEAQRAAKAQALAQKSGTPKAKPTSASAKQANKQLADVTVKATVTSASPSPTKSISPVSKSHRINDCKVRLFNHLEKARQEVNLFLNNTHIHPSIARLGEQYAQRTIVGSNARCIGFLNALKMVIRDFETPPKKEFARSLETTITNSVEHLQKCRPLAVSVSNAYKHIKHVLTQLPTDQPETELKENLCRFIDTYIENQIGKAAEAISYSVQEKISNGDVILTFGCSSLITYIFEEALRRRVDFRVIVVDSRPFCEGQELLRRLTVKGIPCSYVLINAVSFVMPEATKVLLGAHALLANGYVMARTGTAQVALVAHSFNVPVLVCCETHKFSERSQTDAIVYNELGNPDDLIRSAQCSLANWQTKGKMSPLNLMYDITPPELVTAVVTEVSILPCTSVPVILRIKPTEIGY; from the exons ATGTCCGGTATTCAGGATAATAAG GTCGTACTATCGAATCAAGACAAGAAAAACGTGGAAGTTACTGCGAGCCAAAAGAAGAAACGACCCCGTCAACGCATTcgcaaacgaaataaaaaatacataaataattctgaAACAAACCCTGAATCATTGGAACCGGTCGCTAAAAAAACGAATGGAACTATTCTGGATACACTGCAAATAAAACCTATTGAAAGCCGTAAATCTGTCATAGAAGTTTCTCAATCATCCATTGACTCGGTGCCTTTTGACACAATTGAAAGAAAAGACTCGCAAACAATTGGTTCAAAAACGATTTCTGAACATATTTTATCAAAGTCTCATGAAGCTCCAAATGCTaagaaagaagaaattgaaCTAGATTCTTCAAAAAACCAAACTCCTAAAGCCCTAACGAATattcaaattacaaatttagaaaataaacatACTTCAGGATTTGAAAAGGACGACTTCAAAAAAGGCTCAAATATGTCAGCAAATCCTACTCCTACAATTAATTCACCGGCTGGAAAATCGCGTGAGGAAATTATGGCCGAACGTGAAGCTAAAAAATTGGCGAAACAAATGAAAAAGACAAAGTCATTGGGCACTAATCCAGAAGCTGCATCCAACGCAGCACCAGTTACCAGTAAACCCGTAGCACACGTTATTAGCCAAAAGCAGGAAGTCATTGCCAAACCTCCTCCAAGTGAAATTGACACTCAAACAACTGCGGCTGTTGACAAAAGTCGTGAGCAAATAAAGGCTGAACGTGAGGCcaagaaaaaagcaaaacaatcaCTTAAGGAAGCTAAAGCCGCCGGTGTAACTGAGATCACTGCCAAATTGGATGACactaaaattacagaaaacttaTCTGAGAAAAATTTGCAGGAAGAAAag aaaaaatccgCCTTAAGTAAGGCTGAAAGACGTGCCATACAGGAAGCGCAGCGCGCAGCTAAAGCACAAGCCCTCGCACAAAAGAGCGGTACGCCAAAAGCAAAACCAACATCCGCCAGCGCCAAACAAGCAAATAAGCAACTAGCTGATGTAACTGTAAAAGCCACTGTAACTAGTGCTAGTCCTTCACCAACCAAAAGCATTAGCCCTGTGTCAAAGTCTCATCGCATCAACGATTGCAAGGTGCGCCTGTTCAATCATttagaaaaggcaagacaagaagtCAATCTATTTCTGAACAATACTCACATACATCCGAGTATCGCTCGTCTAGGAGAACAGTATGCTCAACGCACAATTGTTGGTTCGAATGCACGTTGCATTGGCTTCCTGAATGCATTGAAAATG GTTATTAGAGACTTTGAAACGCCGCCGAAAAAAGAGTTTGCTCGCAGTTTAGAGACGACAATCACGAATAGCGTGGAACATTTGCAGAAATGCCGACCGCTCGCAGTATCCGTGAGcaatgcatacaaacacattAAACATGTATTGACGCAATTGCCCACTGATCAACCGGAAACAGAG CTAAAAGAGAACTTATGCCGTTTCATCGACACATATATCGAGAATCAAATTGGCAAAGCGGCCGAAGCTATTAGCTACTCTGTGCAGGAGAAAATTTCAAATGGCGATGTTATACTCACATTTGGCTG CTCGTCATTGATAACGTATATTTTCGAAGAAGCGCTACGCAGACGTGTTGATTTTCGTGTCATCGTTGTGGATTCGCGTCCATTCTGTGAGGGTCAAGAGCTGCTGCGACGCCTCACCGTCAAAGGCATCCCTTGTAGTTATGTACTCATCAATGCGGTGAGCTTCGTTATGCCCGAAGCAACTAAAGTGTTATTGGGCGCGCACGCACTGCTGGCTAACGGATATGTGATGGCGCGCACGGGAACCGCACAAGTTGCACTGGTTGCACACTCGTTCAATGTGCCCGTGTTGGTGTGTTGTGAAACTCATAAATTTAGCGAACGCTCACAAACCGATGCCATCGTCTATAATGAGCTGGGCAACCCCGATGATCTGATAAGAAGCGCCCAGT